The uncultured Subdoligranulum sp. genomic sequence CTCAACGGTCTGCTGTACGGGAATTTCCTTTTGCCGCACTTCCAGTTCTTCAGAATCTGCCGCCTGGTAACATACCTGCATCTGCAAAGTGCCCTGTACACTGGCCTGGCCCGTTTGCATTGTGATGCCGGTCAAGGAGAAACAGCCTGTGATATCCAATACGGCTTCACCTGCATCAGGAATCTGCAGGGTAGTTTCGGCGGTAAGCGTTTTTTCTTCGGCGCAAACCCGCTGCAGTCCATCCAGCTCTCTTGTGCGCTGCTCAATGCCGCAGTCTGCCAGCGAGGTCAGCAGTTCACATTCCTTACGAAGTACCGCCGCTCCGCACAGAATGTAGGCACCTCTCAGATCAATGCGGTGCTCACTGACGGCCCTGCAATTGCAGTATTCTGTTTCTCCCCAGATCTGGGCGGGGCCTTCTGCGCTGGAGCCCTCCGGGAGCTCGGCCGACTTTTCAAATGCAAATTTCTGTTCCGTACGGTACAATCGGCAGCCGGGTTCTTCGCTCTGATAATAGACGGTACAGCGAAGATACCCTTCCACATGCCAGCGGCCCGATGTCACCTGGTTTTGCAGAACCACCGGTTCGATCAGGCATTTTACGATCTTGAACACGGCCGGCAGATAATCCGGGATCAGGATCTCTGTTTCCACCGGCAGTTCCAGCCGTGTTTCCCAACGGCCTCCATAGGCAGCTATGGTGTCTTTAAACACCTTGAGTTCCATGTGTATTGCCCCTTTCCATTCATCGCTTGGTTGCTGTCTGGTGCATGTATATGCGGCAGGGCAAAAAAATAACCCCTGCCATAGGGCAGGGGTATTGCAAAAAAGGTTTCAGACTTTGAACGCTGCACGAAGCAACCAGCGCAGCGCGCGCGGGCAGCGCACCACAACCACATGCATGGCATACACCTTCCTTTCGCTCGGGATGTATGCCATACTATGAAGCAATGCCGGCGGGTGTTACCAGTCCGCCCGCGTCAGGACAACTAAGCCATGCCCTGTAGCGCAATCCAGGTGCGCCACAGGTTCCGTAAATTCATTGCTTGTGCCCAGCGGGTAATCCAGTTCCGTCAGCGTTGTATCCTGCAAAGGATAGTAAACACCCCGCAGGTTCACCCCGGTCATCGGAGCGCCCAGGGCATACACCGACAAGTACATCCAGTCCTTCCGCTCCAGGGCAAGAGGGCACCCTGGCAATAGATAGTGCATCTCGCTTCTGGCATCCGCCAGGATGGCTTTTGCACCATGCAGCGCCAGATACAGGCCGGTAGAAATGTTGGCAAACATGTGTTCGATTCTGGCACCGCCCAACGCGCCCAGCAGAACCACCTCGTCATACCCATGCTCCACCAGCCAACGGGCCGCGTACTGGGTATCGGTATCGTCCTTCACGTGGGGCAACACAATGGTTTGCCGGTCGGTTTCCGGCTGCGGCGCCGAATCGAAGTCACCGACGATCAGATCCGGGCGAACTCCCAGTCTGGCGGCATTCCGATACCCGGCATCACAGGCCACGATAAAGTCCTGCGGCTGCAAATAGCTGGCCATCTCCCTTCCGATGGGGACCGCTGAAAACACAACGGCACGTTTGCTCATTTTTCCCACTCTTTCCGGGCATTGGCCTCTTCATACATGGCCAGGTAACTGGCATACCGGGACTTGCTGATGGCTCCCTGTTCCACTGCATCACGCACGGCACAGCCCACTTCGCTGCGATGGGAGCATCCCGTAAACCGGCACTGTCCGAAATGGGGTTCAAACTCCGGGAATGTATGCTGCAGTTCTTCTTTGGGGATGCGGCACAGTTTCTGCGCTTCCAGGCTGGCAAACCCCGGGGTATCAGCCAGTCTTCCGCCGCAGATTTCAAACACTTCCACCTCCCGGGTGGTATGCCTGCCGCGGCCCAGTTTCTGGCTGATCTGTCCTGTCTCCCGTTTGAGTTCCGGAGCCAGGGCATTCAGCAAGGTGGACTTGCCCACGCCGGAGTTTCCGCAAAAGGCACAGAGATGGCCCCTGATATACTGGCGTATCTCATCCAGGCCCTCTCCCGATTCGTAGTGAAGAGGAATCAAAGGGATCCCGCTGGTGGCATAGTCCTGGGCAAGCTGATCTGCTGCCGCAAGGTCCGCTTTGGTCACAACCAGCACCGGCTGAACGCCTTTGTAGATGGCTGCTGCGGCCAACTGATCCAGAACCAGTGTGCTGGGGACCGGCTGCGTAGTGCTGGCCACAATGAACAGCACATCCAGATTGGCTACCGGCGGCCGGACAAAAACATTCTTGCGCGGCAGGATCTCTTCGATCATTGCCCCGTCCGCCGACAGCTCCACGTTGTCTCCTGCAACCGGCGTGATGCCACGCTTGCGGAAAATACCGCGCGCTTTGCATTCCACCACGCCGTCCGGCGTGCGAACATAATAAAAGCCGCCAATGCCTTTGGTAATATAATTCATTGTATTCGTCACTCGTCAGATGGGGTTACCCTGCGCATCGCAGGCAACGCCATTTTCGTTCACCATGGACCCATCGGGGAACTGGTGGATCTGATGGCTGCCGTCACTGCTCCACCACCAGCTTTCCTGAACGGTACCGTCGGAAGTTGTAGGTGCGGGTGTCTCTGCCGGAGTTTCCGGCACGCCGGTGGATACCACCAGCGTAATGATGGAACTCACCCGGGCTTCCGTGCCAGCTTCCGGATACTGGTTCAGAACGGTTCCGGCAGGCTGATCGCTGGCCTGTTCAATTGTACGCACCGAGAAGTTCAGTACCTTCAGATCATTTTTGGCATCATCCAGGGTCTTGCCGGTGACGCTGGGCACGTAGTTGGTGTTGCTGATCACCGCACGGCTGACGTACAGAATCACCGTGGAGTCGCCTTCCACCGTTTCACCGGCAGCCGGGCTGGTGTAAATTACGGCACCGTTGGCAACGGTATTGTCCTGCATGGGTTTTTGCAGCACATTCAGCCCCATATCCTTCAGGGTCTTCTCGGCATCCTCCGCCACCATGTTCTTGGTCTCGGGGATCGTCACATACTGGGTACCAAGGCTGACCGTCAGGGTGATTTTCTGACCTTCCTTGACCGTACGGCCCGCTTTTGGGTTTTGCCGGATGATCGTACCGGCCGGGTAGGTGGAGTTGTATTCCTCCGCTTCCTGAAGCTTCAGCAGCGTGTTATAATCTGACGCCCGGTATTCGTCCAGTGTCATCCCCACAAAATTGATGATCGTCACATCCGCGCGGTTGGAGAACAGGAGGTTGCTGGAATTGGTGAAAATAAGGTACACAAGGATCGCGGCGCCGATGACAAAAGCCACGGCCATACCGAAGAAAATCGGCAGCACGGAGAACGGCTTTTTCTCCTTGCGCACTTTTCTGGAAGACTTGCTGCGTCCCGGGTTGGACGTTCCCGCACGACGGGCTTCCCCTGTGCGGATATTGCCGGCTTTGTTATGAGATTTCACGTTATTTACCACTCGGTTGATATTTTTTTCCGGGTTGTCCTGGGTGTTGCGGTACTCGTACGCAAAGCGGGCGGAGGGATTGCGCTTGAAAGCTTCGATGGCCTCCAGCATTTCCTGCGCGCTCTGATACCGCTTGGCAGGATCTTTTTCCATGGCCTTCTCGGTGATCTGACGCAGACCTTCCGGCACATTGGGTGCCACCTGGGCCAGCGGCTTCGCCTTGTCAGAAATCTGCATGATGGCAATGGACACCGCGCCATCTCCATCGAACGGCAGGCGTCCCGAAAGCATCTCGTACAGCATAACGCCCACCGAGTAGATGTCCGTGCGCGCATCCGTCCTGTCGCCTTTGGCCTGTTCCGGGCTGATATAGTGCACCGAACCGATGGCCTTATCGCTGACCGTCTGGCTCTGGGCGCGGGAGAAACGGGCGATGCCGAAATCCATCATCTTGATGGAGCCGTCGGCCAGCAGCATGATATTCTGCGGCTTTACATCCCGATGGATGATGCCTTTGGAATGGGCATGCTGCAGCGCCCCCAGAATCTGTGTGGCGAAATGCACCGTTTCCTTCCAGGTCAGTGCACCGCCGCGCTGCTTGAGGTATTCCTTCAGCGTGATACCGTCGACATATTCCATCACGATATACTGGAGTTTATCGGTAACGGAAACATCGTACACCTTCACGATATTCGGATGATCCAGAATCGAAATGGCCTTGGACTCATTCTTGAAGCGGCGTACCAGTTCCTCGTTGTCCAGGAACTCTTCTTTCAGTACCTTCACCGCGATGGCGTTTCCCGTACGCTCGTCCACGCCACGGTAGACGTTGGCCATGCCGCCGACGCCGACCAGACTTTGTATCAGATACCGGCCATCCAGTCGTTTCCCAATCAGATTATCCATTGTTGACCTCCGTCGTTTCCACGCCCATAAGCAAAACCGTAATGTTGTCCTGACCGCCCGCCTGTAAAGCGCGGTCCACCAGAATGCTGGTTGCATCAAAGAAAGGAACCTCTTTCAGCACCCGTGCAATCTCGCTGTCCGGAATCATATTCGTCAGGCCGTCCGTACACAGCAGCAAAATATCGCCTGCCTCGATCTCACAGCGGTTGTATTCCGGTACGATATTGGCCGCCACACCGAGCGCCCGGGTGATCAGGTTCTTTTGCGGATGCAGGGAAGCCTGTTCCCGGGTGATCTGGCCGCTGTCGACCAGTTGCTGAACCATTGAGTGATCCCGTGTGATCTGCCGGAGCTCACCTTCATGGTACAGATACGCACGGGAATCCCCCGCGTGCACGATATGCGCATATCCGTTTCCGGCATATGCACACACACCGGTGGTTCCCATGCCCAGCATCTCGGGATCCGAGGTAGCCTTATCATACACCGCGCGGTTCGTCACATCGAACCCTCGCATAATAAAGCTCTTCTCTCCGCCCGGCTGTAAAGCACGCATCTGCCGGGCAAAGTACTGTTGCATGGTATCGGTGGCAATGCGCGCCGCAATACGTCCGCCATTGACTCCTCCCATGCCGTCACATACAATGCCCCAGGCCGTACCGCCCGCCAGCTGCTGCGCACAGTAATTATCCTGATTTTCCTGGCGACAACTGCCGATATCGGTGATCGCGGCGATCTTCATGCAGGATGTTCCTTTCCTTGGTAGATTCAGTAAAAATTCAGGGATAGTCCGGATACCCGTCGATTCATTGGGCAGCCAGGGCATCTTCACGCCGCAGTTGTCCGCAGGCGGCACTGATATCCGTTCCCAGACGCCGCCGTACCGTCGCATTCACACCCAAATGTTCCAGTTCCTGCTGGAAGCGACGGACGTTGGCCTCATCGGTGGCCGAGTAGGGGCTGCCATCCACCGGATTGATGGGAATCAGGTTCACGTGTGCCCCCATCCCGTGAATCAGGTCTGCCAGCTTCTGCGCCATTTCCGAACTGTCGTTGACGCCCCGCAC encodes the following:
- a CDS encoding thiamine diphosphokinase → MSKRAVVFSAVPIGREMASYLQPQDFIVACDAGYRNAARLGVRPDLIVGDFDSAPQPETDRQTIVLPHVKDDTDTQYAARWLVEHGYDEVVLLGALGGARIEHMFANISTGLYLALHGAKAILADARSEMHYLLPGCPLALERKDWMYLSVYALGAPMTGVNLRGVYYPLQDTTLTELDYPLGTSNEFTEPVAHLDCATGHGLVVLTRADW
- the rsgA gene encoding ribosome small subunit-dependent GTPase A, whose protein sequence is MNYITKGIGGFYYVRTPDGVVECKARGIFRKRGITPVAGDNVELSADGAMIEEILPRKNVFVRPPVANLDVLFIVASTTQPVPSTLVLDQLAAAAIYKGVQPVLVVTKADLAAADQLAQDYATSGIPLIPLHYESGEGLDEIRQYIRGHLCAFCGNSGVGKSTLLNALAPELKRETGQISQKLGRGRHTTREVEVFEICGGRLADTPGFASLEAQKLCRIPKEELQHTFPEFEPHFGQCRFTGCSHRSEVGCAVRDAVEQGAISKSRYASYLAMYEEANARKEWEK
- the pknB gene encoding Stk1 family PASTA domain-containing Ser/Thr kinase encodes the protein MDNLIGKRLDGRYLIQSLVGVGGMANVYRGVDERTGNAIAVKVLKEEFLDNEELVRRFKNESKAISILDHPNIVKVYDVSVTDKLQYIVMEYVDGITLKEYLKQRGGALTWKETVHFATQILGALQHAHSKGIIHRDVKPQNIMLLADGSIKMMDFGIARFSRAQSQTVSDKAIGSVHYISPEQAKGDRTDARTDIYSVGVMLYEMLSGRLPFDGDGAVSIAIMQISDKAKPLAQVAPNVPEGLRQITEKAMEKDPAKRYQSAQEMLEAIEAFKRNPSARFAYEYRNTQDNPEKNINRVVNNVKSHNKAGNIRTGEARRAGTSNPGRSKSSRKVRKEKKPFSVLPIFFGMAVAFVIGAAILVYLIFTNSSNLLFSNRADVTIINFVGMTLDEYRASDYNTLLKLQEAEEYNSTYPAGTIIRQNPKAGRTVKEGQKITLTVSLGTQYVTIPETKNMVAEDAEKTLKDMGLNVLQKPMQDNTVANGAVIYTSPAAGETVEGDSTVILYVSRAVISNTNYVPSVTGKTLDDAKNDLKVLNFSVRTIEQASDQPAGTVLNQYPEAGTEARVSSIITLVVSTGVPETPAETPAPTTSDGTVQESWWWSSDGSHQIHQFPDGSMVNENGVACDAQGNPI
- a CDS encoding Stp1/IreP family PP2C-type Ser/Thr phosphatase, whose protein sequence is MKIAAITDIGSCRQENQDNYCAQQLAGGTAWGIVCDGMGGVNGGRIAARIATDTMQQYFARQMRALQPGGEKSFIMRGFDVTNRAVYDKATSDPEMLGMGTTGVCAYAGNGYAHIVHAGDSRAYLYHEGELRQITRDHSMVQQLVDSGQITREQASLHPQKNLITRALGVAANIVPEYNRCEIEAGDILLLCTDGLTNMIPDSEIARVLKEVPFFDATSILVDRALQAGGQDNITVLLMGVETTEVNNG